In one window of Fodinibius salicampi DNA:
- the gldC gene encoding gliding motility protein GldC — protein sequence MSANKKEISITVELDDNNIPEKIDWNATDKEGEGIANCKAMLLSMWDPEQKDTLRLDLWTKEMTKDEMKIFFHQTLVTMADTLENSTEEEGMAEDMRDFTSYFADKMEIVE from the coding sequence ATGTCTGCTAATAAAAAAGAAATAAGTATTACGGTAGAACTCGACGACAATAATATTCCCGAAAAAATTGACTGGAATGCTACGGATAAAGAGGGAGAAGGGATTGCTAACTGTAAAGCTATGCTCTTATCGATGTGGGATCCTGAACAGAAAGACACATTGCGATTGGATCTGTGGACCAAGGAAATGACGAAAGATGAGATGAAGATCTTTTTTCATCAGACGCTGGTAACTATGGCGGATACGCTGGAGAACTCGACCGAAGAAGAGGGTATGGCGGAAGATATGCGGGATTTTACTTCGTACTTTGCCGACAAGATGGAAATTGTGGAGTGA
- the amrB gene encoding AmmeMemoRadiSam system protein B, producing the protein MKTNDLFDSLTDPIPQLRRDIQVIPVQNNGSSYLYFHDSRGYVPSDFALHRETETLLSLIDGRKSINDLKPYFGDEVSVQQLKEFVQFLDKNRLLSSGYYQSYARKVESQYEQSTIHTSNTAGNSYPADPNELKGFLGNSFDKHDSEETNTSAKALYAPHIDPRIALDSYIKAFAPIRNLKPKRVVMIATSHYAGLYPDTYQERPFILVNKDFELPLGTIRRDQESIQQLLDSDCGITTHDRAHRTEHSIELHLLFLSYLWDHDFQIIPFLVRNLDELYYMEDGHLGEQLKDFSQLMDNNFSGDPDTFFLISGDLAHFGKKFGDSTAASDLFNEVEHFDRQFLEYGSQNRRDLLLKLMKEETDPYRICGFPPLYTFLNIMPGLKGKILDYDLWDERERKSAVTFGSILYS; encoded by the coding sequence ATGAAAACGAACGATCTTTTTGACTCCTTAACGGATCCGATTCCACAACTACGTCGTGATATCCAGGTTATTCCCGTACAAAATAACGGGAGCTCATACCTCTATTTCCATGACAGCCGGGGATACGTTCCTTCCGACTTTGCCCTGCATCGGGAAACAGAAACACTACTATCACTGATAGACGGCCGGAAAAGCATCAATGACCTGAAGCCCTACTTCGGAGATGAAGTCTCGGTTCAACAGCTCAAGGAATTCGTCCAATTCCTGGACAAAAACCGCCTGTTATCCTCCGGTTATTACCAGTCATATGCCCGAAAGGTTGAAAGCCAATATGAACAATCCACCATACATACCTCCAATACAGCCGGCAATTCTTATCCCGCTGATCCTAATGAGTTAAAGGGCTTTCTGGGCAACTCCTTCGACAAGCACGACTCTGAAGAAACAAATACATCGGCGAAAGCGCTCTATGCCCCCCATATTGATCCCCGCATAGCACTGGATAGTTATATTAAGGCTTTTGCTCCTATTCGGAACCTAAAACCGAAACGAGTGGTTATGATAGCCACCTCGCACTATGCCGGCTTATATCCGGATACCTACCAGGAGCGCCCTTTTATCCTGGTCAACAAGGATTTTGAACTGCCCTTAGGTACGATCCGCCGTGACCAGGAATCTATCCAACAACTATTGGATAGTGATTGCGGTATTACAACCCATGACCGGGCTCATCGCACCGAGCACAGTATTGAACTACACTTGCTTTTCCTAAGCTATTTATGGGATCATGACTTTCAAATTATTCCCTTTTTAGTACGAAACCTAGATGAGTTGTATTACATGGAAGACGGGCATTTGGGTGAGCAACTAAAGGATTTTTCCCAGTTGATGGACAATAACTTTTCCGGAGATCCGGATACCTTTTTCCTGATCAGCGGCGACCTGGCTCACTTCGGAAAGAAGTTCGGTGATTCCACTGCCGCATCTGACCTTTTCAACGAGGTTGAACACTTTGATCGACAATTTTTAGAGTATGGCTCACAAAACAGAAGGGACTTGCTTCTCAAGTTAATGAAGGAGGAGACCGATCCTTACCGGATTTGCGGATTCCCTCCCCTCTACACATTTCTGAATATTATGCCCGGCTTAAAAGGAAAAATTTTAGACTACGATTTATGGGATGAACGAGAACGTAAAAGTGCGGTGACTTTTGGCTCTATTTTGTACAGTTAA
- the nth gene encoding endonuclease III has protein sequence MAKTKQYEDLQKLPEKTEEQKAHAQKILNALYEHYPNPHCALDYRNPFELLCATILSAQCTDVRVNKVTPELFKTYPTPEAMAEAPIQELEELVRSTGFYRNKAKALKQSSQAIVEKHNGEVPQDMDALLDLYGVARKTANVVLGNAFNINNGVVVDTHVRRFANRYGLTEHEKNTDKIERDLMALFPREHWTNLSHLIIHHGRNACKARISTPPDHPLCEKYGIRCECQEMRT, from the coding sequence ATGGCCAAAACCAAACAATACGAAGACCTGCAAAAACTACCGGAAAAAACAGAAGAGCAAAAAGCGCACGCTCAAAAAATCCTGAATGCCCTTTATGAACACTATCCCAATCCCCATTGCGCACTCGATTATCGTAATCCGTTTGAATTACTCTGTGCTACCATCTTGAGTGCACAGTGCACGGATGTCCGGGTCAATAAGGTAACCCCGGAGCTTTTTAAAACTTATCCCACCCCGGAAGCGATGGCTGAAGCCCCTATCCAGGAGTTGGAAGAACTGGTGCGCTCTACCGGTTTTTATCGCAATAAGGCAAAAGCATTGAAACAGTCTTCTCAGGCTATCGTCGAAAAACACAATGGCGAAGTACCACAGGATATGGATGCATTACTGGATCTGTACGGTGTAGCCCGAAAAACAGCTAACGTAGTGCTCGGCAACGCCTTTAACATCAATAACGGCGTGGTAGTGGATACCCATGTAAGACGATTTGCCAATCGCTACGGACTTACCGAACACGAAAAAAATACCGACAAGATAGAACGCGATCTTATGGCCCTATTTCCCCGCGAACACTGGACAAACCTATCCCATTTGATTATTCATCATGGACGTAATGCCTGTAAAGCACGCATTTCTACTCCTCCTGACCACCCGCTATGCGAGAAATATGGAATACGTTGTGAATGCCAGGAAATGAGAACATAA
- a CDS encoding spinster family MFS transporter: MSLPKDQAKKIVSSPYAWVVLGVLTLIYISSFVDRQIIAVLAPQIQDELVLSNFQVGLLYGTAFSFIYAICGIPMGRLADIYSRKLMIISGLVVWSLMTVISGFASSLTFLIVARFFVGISESALSPAVYSLLSDYFRPEQRGTVFSIYAAGIFIGIGVSFLAGGSVAQAYDWRTSLWVVGVPGLLIAVIAWLVIRELPRGITQDNERYEAVSSFREVVTYILRKKTVRYHFLGFSFLAFIGYTILGFIGIVLTDIHNAGALVPQYGWFMMATGLSVMASGWVADRLATRWGGGHRFIMGAVAGLVCLPLYYFGLFAETAITALLLIGFANIISSSYNGVAAAIIQYLVKPNMRALAGGLYLFVISVVGFGIGPPLTGWLMDTFFIGPYGPAKALMLVFTCSGVLGSLCFWRAMKSYDQDTEVG, from the coding sequence ATGTCTCTACCAAAAGATCAGGCTAAAAAGATTGTCTCATCCCCTTACGCCTGGGTGGTATTAGGGGTATTAACGCTCATTTATATTTCCAGTTTTGTTGACCGGCAGATTATAGCAGTTCTTGCTCCACAAATACAGGACGAGCTTGTGCTCAGTAATTTCCAGGTGGGATTATTGTACGGTACGGCCTTTTCGTTTATTTATGCCATCTGTGGTATCCCGATGGGTCGTTTGGCTGATATTTATTCACGGAAGCTTATGATCATATCAGGATTGGTAGTGTGGAGTCTTATGACGGTTATCAGCGGATTTGCAAGTTCACTTACTTTTTTAATAGTGGCTCGTTTTTTTGTGGGTATCAGCGAGTCGGCATTAAGTCCGGCAGTGTACTCGCTGCTTTCCGATTATTTTAGGCCCGAACAGCGAGGGACCGTCTTTTCCATTTACGCGGCGGGAATATTCATCGGTATCGGAGTTTCGTTTTTAGCAGGTGGATCTGTTGCTCAGGCCTACGACTGGCGTACTTCCTTATGGGTTGTCGGTGTACCCGGATTGTTGATCGCGGTCATCGCCTGGCTGGTTATTCGGGAATTACCACGGGGTATCACCCAAGACAACGAGCGATATGAAGCGGTCAGTAGTTTCAGGGAAGTCGTTACTTATATTCTTAGGAAAAAAACGGTTCGATATCATTTTTTGGGATTTTCATTTTTGGCCTTTATCGGCTACACCATTCTTGGTTTTATTGGAATTGTACTTACGGATATTCATAATGCCGGGGCCTTGGTCCCCCAATATGGCTGGTTTATGATGGCTACGGGCCTTAGTGTGATGGCATCAGGCTGGGTAGCCGATAGGCTGGCAACCCGGTGGGGTGGGGGGCACCGTTTCATTATGGGAGCGGTAGCGGGACTGGTGTGTTTACCTCTGTATTACTTTGGTCTTTTTGCTGAAACGGCAATAACTGCTCTTCTACTTATTGGCTTTGCCAATATAATCTCTTCGTCGTATAACGGAGTAGCAGCGGCCATTATACAGTATTTGGTAAAGCCGAATATGCGTGCCTTGGCCGGGGGATTGTATTTGTTTGTAATTAGTGTAGTTGGATTCGGTATCGGTCCTCCACTTACAGGTTGGCTTATGGATACCTTTTTTATTGGTCCTTATGGTCCTGCCAAGGCATTGATGCTGGTTTTTACTTGTTCTGGCGTGCTGGGGAGCCTCTGTTTTTGGAGGGCAATGAAAAGCTATGATCAGGATACTGAAGTTGGGTAG
- a CDS encoding NAD(P)(+) transhydrogenase (Re/Si-specific) subunit beta yields the protein MSEFLPSGIQAILPDIIQLVYLVATGIFIVGIKRLGSPDTARSGNQLAALGMLIGLVVTLFDQQIISYEYIIAGIVIGSAIGAFAAKKVEMTAMPEMVAIFNGFGGGASALVAWGEFRRTAPELFAGQEIATIGLSILIGSITFTGSFVAFGKLKGFISGNPITFPAQNIFNAFITIVGLALVGWLTFDPASQLVFWIIFGIALVLGVLTVLPIGGADMPVVISLLNSYSGLAASMAGFVINNNLLIISGALVGAAGLILTNIMCKAMNRTLGNVLFGAFGGDNGDSGSGPAADTDKTVHETTAQDVAIQCAYADKVVITPGYGLAVAQAQHVLKEVVDKLEKKGVEVKYGIHPVAGRMPGHMNVLLAEADVPYDQLYDMEQINPEFKSTDVVLIIGANDVVNPAAKTTQGSPIYGMPILNVDEAERTIVFKRSLSPGFAGIDNALFYEESNQMFFGDAKETLQDLSQALSNL from the coding sequence ATGAGTGAGTTTTTACCTTCTGGTATTCAGGCCATACTGCCTGATATTATTCAACTTGTATATCTTGTAGCAACCGGCATTTTTATTGTCGGGATTAAAAGGCTCGGATCTCCGGACACAGCCCGTTCCGGTAATCAGCTTGCTGCCCTAGGCATGTTAATTGGTCTCGTAGTCACTCTATTTGACCAGCAAATAATCAGTTATGAATATATCATTGCCGGTATTGTAATCGGTAGTGCCATTGGTGCCTTTGCAGCCAAGAAAGTAGAAATGACCGCCATGCCGGAAATGGTCGCTATTTTTAATGGTTTTGGTGGTGGGGCCTCCGCATTAGTCGCCTGGGGTGAATTTCGTCGCACCGCCCCGGAACTTTTTGCCGGACAAGAGATTGCCACTATTGGGCTCAGTATTCTGATTGGTTCCATCACCTTTACCGGCAGCTTTGTGGCTTTTGGAAAGCTTAAAGGATTTATCAGCGGTAATCCCATTACCTTTCCGGCACAAAATATTTTCAATGCATTCATTACCATAGTGGGACTTGCGCTGGTCGGATGGCTAACTTTTGATCCTGCCAGTCAGCTCGTCTTCTGGATTATCTTCGGGATTGCCCTTGTTCTGGGTGTGCTTACCGTACTACCCATTGGCGGAGCTGATATGCCGGTCGTCATTTCGCTGCTCAACTCTTACTCAGGTCTTGCTGCCTCCATGGCCGGATTTGTCATTAATAACAACCTCCTGATTATCAGTGGTGCATTAGTAGGAGCTGCGGGACTTATCCTTACCAACATCATGTGTAAGGCCATGAATCGAACGCTGGGCAATGTACTCTTTGGTGCTTTCGGCGGTGATAACGGAGACAGTGGTAGCGGACCCGCCGCAGATACCGATAAAACTGTTCACGAAACGACTGCCCAGGATGTAGCCATTCAATGTGCTTATGCCGACAAGGTAGTTATTACACCTGGTTACGGATTGGCAGTTGCCCAGGCACAACACGTACTGAAGGAAGTGGTTGACAAGCTTGAAAAGAAAGGCGTGGAAGTGAAATATGGCATTCATCCGGTGGCGGGACGTATGCCCGGACATATGAACGTATTGCTGGCCGAGGCTGATGTACCTTACGATCAGCTTTATGATATGGAACAGATTAATCCTGAATTTAAGTCTACCGATGTCGTACTTATTATCGGGGCCAACGACGTTGTCAATCCTGCTGCAAAAACTACACAGGGTAGTCCTATTTACGGTATGCCGATCTTAAACGTAGACGAAGCGGAACGCACTATTGTCTTTAAGCGGAGTCTGAGTCCCGGTTTTGCCGGTATTGATAACGCCCTCTTTTATGAAGAGTCTAACCAGATGTTCTTTGGGGACGCCAAAGAAACCCTGCAGGACCTCTCACAGGCGCTGAGTAATTTATAA
- a CDS encoding NAD(P) transhydrogenase subunit alpha translates to MSGLIFNLFIFVLASFIGFELISKVPPTLHTPLMSGANAISGITIIGAVVVAGQVDSQVAQLIGFCAIVFATINVVGGFMVTDRMLEMFKKKDRSNE, encoded by the coding sequence ATGTCGGGACTCATATTTAACCTATTTATTTTTGTCTTAGCCTCCTTTATAGGCTTTGAACTTATATCCAAAGTGCCACCCACGCTACACACTCCACTAATGTCGGGAGCAAATGCCATCTCCGGCATAACCATTATCGGTGCGGTAGTCGTAGCGGGACAAGTGGACAGTCAAGTAGCCCAATTAATCGGATTTTGTGCTATCGTTTTCGCAACAATTAATGTTGTCGGGGGATTTATGGTAACCGACCGCATGCTCGAAATGTTTAAGAAAAAAGATCGTTCCAATGAGTGA
- a CDS encoding Re/Si-specific NAD(P)(+) transhydrogenase subunit alpha has translation MTVAIPKETAEHENRVALIPETVKKLTDLGLDVVVEKEAGLASNYLDDAYIESGATIQDDRSELLKSADILISIQTPPSEDLETLSEGTILICFLWALQNEETVELLKSKSITALGMDAIPRISRAQNMDALSSMSSIAGYKSALIGANELDRYLPMMMTAAGTIAPAKVLVLGAGVAGLQAIATAKRLGAVVEAFDIRPAVKEQVESLGATFVEVPDLDDESETEGGYAKELAEDEQERQRQVIHEHAKKSDIIITTALIPGKPAPLLVTKEMVNDMHAGAVIVDLAAENGGNCELTEAGETVIENEVKVIGPINITSMLAYHASQLYSKNMWGLLNHLLDEEGKPHFDFEDEITLNTTITHEGDIISPMLKEN, from the coding sequence GTGACTGTTGCAATTCCCAAAGAAACAGCGGAACATGAAAATCGGGTAGCGCTTATTCCCGAAACAGTAAAGAAACTCACAGATCTGGGACTGGATGTAGTGGTGGAGAAAGAGGCGGGACTTGCCTCTAATTATCTTGATGATGCCTATATTGAATCAGGGGCAACAATTCAGGATGATCGATCCGAATTACTCAAGTCTGCTGATATTCTAATCAGCATTCAAACTCCTCCCTCTGAAGACCTGGAAACGCTTTCCGAAGGCACGATTCTTATCTGCTTTTTATGGGCACTTCAGAATGAAGAGACCGTTGAATTGCTAAAATCCAAGAGCATTACTGCCTTGGGTATGGACGCAATCCCACGCATTTCTCGCGCACAAAACATGGATGCGCTCTCTTCTATGAGCTCTATTGCCGGCTATAAATCGGCTCTTATTGGAGCCAACGAACTGGATCGCTATCTGCCCATGATGATGACCGCAGCCGGAACCATCGCCCCCGCTAAAGTTCTGGTATTGGGTGCCGGAGTAGCAGGCCTGCAGGCCATCGCTACCGCTAAGCGACTGGGTGCCGTGGTAGAAGCTTTTGATATACGTCCGGCCGTAAAGGAACAGGTCGAAAGCTTGGGTGCAACTTTTGTAGAAGTACCCGATCTGGATGACGAATCGGAAACAGAAGGCGGGTATGCCAAAGAACTGGCCGAAGATGAACAGGAAAGGCAGCGGCAGGTTATTCATGAACACGCCAAGAAATCGGATATTATTATAACAACAGCACTCATACCCGGGAAGCCGGCTCCGCTATTGGTGACCAAAGAAATGGTTAATGATATGCATGCAGGCGCTGTTATTGTGGACCTGGCGGCAGAAAATGGAGGGAACTGCGAACTGACAGAAGCGGGTGAAACCGTTATTGAGAATGAAGTTAAGGTCATTGGCCCGATCAATATAACCAGTATGTTAGCCTATCATGCCAGTCAGCTTTATTCCAAAAACATGTGGGGATTACTAAACCACCTGCTGGATGAAGAAGGGAAACCGCACTTCGATTTCGAAGATGAAATTACGCTCAATACTACCATTACGCATGAAGGGGACATCATAAGCCCTATGCTAAAAGAAAATTAA
- the trxB gene encoding thioredoxin-disulfide reductase, producing the protein MEDIAGKTFDVVIVGSGPAGLTAALYAARADLNPIVFEGPEPGGQLMQTTDVENYPGYPEGVMGPKMMQDFREQAQRFGADTRYGMVTNIDFDERPYAMTIDEEVQIQAKAIIVSTGASAKWLGLDSEQRLRGKGVSACATCDGAFFRDEHVIVVGGGDTAMEEATFLTKFASKVTVLHRRQELRASKAMQTRAFNDKKIEFMWDTELEEVLGEEAVNGVKVINNETQETTILDDVTGVFIAIGHKPNTDLFKGVVKMDDVGYIQTEGQSTKTGMPGIFACGDAMDAVYRQAVTAAGTGCKAALDAERYLAEAEVSEEAVAEQHWK; encoded by the coding sequence ATGGAAGATATTGCAGGAAAAACATTTGACGTAGTGATTGTAGGAAGCGGTCCGGCCGGATTAACGGCAGCACTTTATGCGGCACGGGCCGATTTGAATCCAATTGTATTTGAAGGGCCGGAGCCCGGTGGGCAGCTCATGCAGACCACGGATGTGGAAAACTATCCCGGATACCCGGAAGGCGTGATGGGGCCTAAAATGATGCAGGATTTCCGGGAGCAGGCACAGCGTTTCGGGGCTGATACCCGCTATGGAATGGTAACTAATATCGATTTTGATGAACGACCTTATGCCATGACGATTGATGAAGAAGTCCAAATACAAGCTAAGGCTATCATCGTTTCTACCGGTGCTTCGGCCAAATGGCTGGGACTGGACAGTGAGCAACGCCTGAGAGGAAAAGGTGTTTCAGCCTGTGCTACCTGTGACGGAGCCTTTTTTCGGGATGAACATGTGATTGTCGTCGGAGGCGGTGATACGGCCATGGAAGAGGCTACATTCCTAACCAAGTTTGCCAGCAAGGTAACGGTACTTCATCGCCGCCAGGAACTGCGCGCATCCAAAGCGATGCAGACCCGCGCTTTTAATGATAAAAAAATAGAGTTCATGTGGGATACTGAGCTTGAAGAAGTATTGGGTGAGGAGGCTGTAAATGGCGTAAAAGTTATTAATAATGAAACGCAGGAAACTACCATCCTCGATGATGTTACGGGCGTATTTATTGCTATCGGGCATAAACCCAATACAGATCTGTTTAAAGGGGTTGTGAAGATGGATGATGTCGGATATATCCAGACTGAAGGACAGTCAACAAAAACAGGCATGCCGGGTATTTTTGCCTGTGGGGATGCAATGGATGCGGTATATCGACAAGCAGTGACGGCCGCGGGAACCGGATGTAAGGCTGCCTTGGATGCCGAACGGTACCTGGCAGAGGCAGAAGTAAGCGAGGAAGCTGTAGCCGAGCAACACTGGAAATGA
- a CDS encoding DUF4342 domain-containing protein, which yields MKDSSSRKTINEEIQGTISEIIAQVKRLIREGNARRVLIKDKNGKVLFQSQLTVGLAGSALITIIAPIVSAISMFALLMNDIKIIVERYPEDETESTDEYEVEAEYIEIQDEEEEEGEDETGTPEMEENSTTEERTDKTVGKSNSDQ from the coding sequence ATGAAAGACTCAAGCTCTAGAAAAACCATAAATGAGGAAATACAGGGAACAATATCTGAGATTATCGCCCAGGTAAAGCGACTGATCAGGGAAGGAAATGCCCGACGCGTGCTCATTAAGGATAAAAATGGGAAGGTATTGTTTCAGTCGCAATTAACGGTTGGACTTGCCGGGAGCGCCTTAATCACCATTATCGCCCCTATTGTTTCGGCCATCAGCATGTTCGCCCTGTTGATGAATGATATAAAGATCATAGTAGAACGCTATCCCGAAGATGAAACTGAATCAACGGATGAATACGAAGTGGAAGCCGAATATATTGAAATTCAGGATGAAGAAGAGGAGGAAGGGGAAGACGAAACAGGAACTCCCGAAATGGAAGAAAATTCAACTACGGAAGAAAGAACAGATAAGACCGTAGGAAAAAGTAACAGTGACCAGTAA
- a CDS encoding magnesium chelatase domain-containing protein, producing MLSRVYCASTIGVDARLIEVEVNRTGGMPKYFLVGLPDRAVSESSDRIEAALKNSGASFPGGRITVNLAPADLPKEGSAFDLPIALTLLHVSGQIETDRLEQTLVLGELALDGKLRPIKGVLPMAVQARKKGLKHMVVPSENGPEAAVVDGINVHAFEYLSDVMEWLRGEGSHHPLDVDVKAMFSRNGEQEILDFSDVRGQENVKRALEVSAAGGHNVILLYTVHISCKRHFRGVFTSSLLLIFCVYGIWIALSPWTILNVIK from the coding sequence ATGCTATCAAGAGTATATTGTGCCTCAACTATTGGGGTGGATGCCAGGTTAATTGAAGTAGAAGTCAATAGAACGGGAGGGATGCCCAAATATTTTTTGGTGGGTTTGCCGGATCGGGCGGTGAGCGAGTCAAGTGATCGCATTGAGGCCGCACTAAAAAATTCGGGTGCGAGTTTTCCCGGGGGACGGATAACCGTGAATTTGGCCCCGGCTGATCTTCCCAAGGAAGGCAGTGCTTTTGATTTGCCTATCGCCTTAACCCTGCTGCATGTATCCGGACAAATTGAGACGGACCGTCTTGAGCAGACATTGGTTTTGGGGGAGCTGGCACTGGATGGCAAGCTGCGTCCCATTAAGGGCGTACTCCCTATGGCGGTTCAGGCCCGCAAAAAAGGTCTCAAGCATATGGTAGTTCCTTCCGAAAACGGTCCTGAGGCAGCGGTCGTAGATGGAATAAATGTTCATGCTTTTGAGTACCTGTCCGATGTAATGGAATGGTTGAGAGGCGAGGGAAGCCATCATCCGCTGGATGTGGATGTTAAGGCAATGTTCAGCCGCAATGGAGAGCAGGAAATACTGGACTTCAGCGATGTGAGGGGACAAGAAAACGTTAAGCGGGCATTGGAGGTATCGGCCGCTGGGGGGCATAATGTGATCCTGTTATATACGGTTCATATAAGCTGTAAACGGCATTTTAGGGGTGTTTTTACTTCTTCCTTACTACTGATTTTCTGTGTTTATGGAATTTGGATAGCTCTATCTCCTTGGACGATATTGAATGTTATCAAATAA
- a CDS encoding helix-turn-helix domain-containing protein, giving the protein MFYPLCNIVIWTSGALPLDLRKLKYRTPFLNFLKMNNALPLKRARVRKGLTQEQLAFVAGITNVTISNIENGQVKPNPTTREKIEKVIGSVDWERTFDEGQVKRRILTN; this is encoded by the coding sequence ATGTTTTATCCATTATGTAACATCGTTATTTGGACTTCAGGAGCTCTGCCGTTAGATTTAAGAAAATTAAAATACAGAACACCTTTTTTAAATTTCTTAAAAATGAATAATGCCTTGCCTTTAAAAAGAGCTCGAGTACGTAAGGGACTCACTCAGGAACAGCTTGCATTCGTAGCTGGTATTACCAATGTGACGATATCAAACATTGAAAACGGGCAAGTCAAACCTAATCCCACAACTCGGGAAAAGATTGAGAAGGTTATAGGTTCCGTGGACTGGGAAAGAACATTTGATGAAGGGCAAGTAAAGCGAAGAATTTTAACCAATTAA
- a CDS encoding recombinase family protein: MKYICYYRVSTKQQGSSGLGLKAQRQQVERFLDGTDAKVIDTYTEIESGAEDNRPILEEAIQQCEATGATLLVAHLSRLTRNVKFGFELKERFERSNMNFRILSPPCDNTLTFGINLTTIQHEREEIGRRTKAALDTLKDKGIKLGNPENLTDEARQKAWASISENARNADAVRQAMAVIEPRRDQGESYARIAERLNDAGFRTREGKKFYPATVRRIYLRFTEDDN; encoded by the coding sequence ATGAAATACATTTGTTATTACCGAGTTTCAACTAAACAGCAAGGTTCATCCGGGCTGGGACTAAAAGCCCAGCGCCAACAGGTTGAACGTTTTTTGGATGGTACAGATGCGAAAGTCATTGATACCTATACAGAGATTGAAAGCGGAGCCGAGGACAACCGCCCTATACTTGAGGAAGCTATACAGCAGTGTGAAGCCACCGGAGCTACTCTGCTGGTCGCCCACCTGTCCCGCCTGACCCGGAACGTCAAGTTTGGATTTGAGCTAAAGGAACGGTTTGAGCGATCTAATATGAACTTCCGCATTCTTTCACCTCCTTGCGACAATACGTTGACCTTTGGTATTAACCTGACTACCATACAGCATGAACGAGAAGAAATTGGGCGACGTACCAAAGCCGCACTCGATACCCTCAAGGATAAGGGTATCAAGCTGGGGAATCCTGAAAATCTAACAGACGAAGCACGGCAAAAGGCATGGGCCAGTATATCCGAGAATGCCCGCAATGCAGATGCCGTCCGCCAGGCAATGGCTGTCATTGAGCCCCGCCGTGATCAAGGTGAATCTTATGCTCGTATTGCAGAGCGCTTGAACGATGCAGGTTTCCGCACCCGGGAAGGTAAAAAATTCTACCCCGCTACTGTCCGCAGGATATACTTGCGGTTTACTGAGGACGACAATTGA